Part of the Dreissena polymorpha isolate Duluth1 chromosome 12, UMN_Dpol_1.0, whole genome shotgun sequence genome, GCAGACTGCAAGAGTAAAGAGCCAATGTTTGAATTGTATCTACTTGCACTCATAGCTGGATAAGGGAAATCGTAGTGCATAGGTCTGTGGTGGAACGTGTGCGACTGCGAGGagaatctggaaaaccatgggtCTTGAAATCCAGAGAATCCGGCTATTGACGAAGCGGAGTAGTGTCCGGATGGAAACTGGAAGTCCGAATAGAAGGATCCATGGCTGTAATAGTTGCTGTTCCAGAAGGAAGGAGGGAATTTGCGCTGACACATTAATGACGGATCTGAAATGGAAAAGTAACATGTGGAAATGATGtagaacaaaaaacacatatatagATTCACTTTGATGCGCGTGTTTGGTATGGTATCTAAATTTTCTGGGCATTCAATTGTGTTTACATTAAAAATGGTGCTTTGGTTGCCATTCTCTAACACAGAAGTCGTCAACGTTCCGATTGTAGAGgaatgtatatattaaaatgacTATGTTAATATCTTTTCTAATTGGGACCTACATAATAATGAACTTATGTTCACAAAATAAAGCGTataatgtcattattttatatataaaaaatacgttACATTGGTAGTTTTGAATCGTTTCATTAATACGtcacttattaaataattatctgcaACAAGAACCCTGCTTGTATAATTTTAAGCCTATAGATTGGCGAGGAGAATATGTTCCTATATTACGTCGAAAGtaacacatttcatttagttcAAACAATAATAATCCCATGTATACATTTTGATCTGAAGCAAATGCCGAAGactttgttttttaaaacaaaattccaCTCCAATTCACAAGGGGATTTTTTTTCTAGAAAccgttaatttgttttaaaaacagtctACGTAGAACCCGCGAGGATTGACACGTTAACTCCCATTGAAATAAACGCTGCCATTGAGTTTGCCAGGTTGGAAATTTACTGCGCACAAATTACCATAATGatgtaaacattaattaaaattataactCTTAATTCTAAAAACCTGTTTCGCAGAAATGACAGGTTCCACTTACACCAGATTTCAACAGAAAATTACATCGCGGAGCCAAAAAGACAGACGCTTAGCAACAACCTGACTGGTGGAAAGTTGAATTGGCAGTCgactataaaataaattatgaacaGTTAAACACAGCGGGTATACAGCGTTTACGGTTCTAATGAAACAAACAGTTTTCGAAGTGACAAGTTAAATGAACATGTGAAATTATCGGAGGTAATTGATAGCGTGTAAAAAAAAGGTCCCCGTTGAAAGATAGGATGTCATAAGCCATAGGCTTTTAAGGGGGCGTGGCAGGGTAGTCGGTTCTTCAGAAAAAAACGCGATATgttttttattagtttattacgTTTATTTTGACAAGTTTCATCAGTTTTTATATCAGTGtggtatatttttgtttgtttatttccttTCTGGTAGTTTTTAGACgttaaacattatataataaaattatcataatataaatacaatgtaaataataataattaaaatatgtgctgtattatttattgtattatttaccaGTACCCGTGAAtcttgaaaacaatatgtcaatgTATGAGTTCCATGGAAAAGAGACATTTCCAGCAAGCTCTTGTAACTAAAACCATGcagtgtttaacaatttgaaaaaatCAACGGTAAATAGCAGGGGTATATtagaatacatgtatgtgaatcGATAACAGTGCTCACAattcaagttatttttttttcttttaaacttaatTTGGAAATGGAAagtgatatttatttattatattcctATTGCTATCTTGGGGGTGTTTTTACTCAAATAACTCAATTTCATTATTGCTTCAAACTGCACTAGCTTCACCGTTACATTGTTTAAAGTGATATACACAAAtgtatattgtacatgtatacatgtattattacatCAATTGTGTATGAAACCCATCAAATTTACTACACTTATTAATTCATTACTAATAAACTAATAACCATAATTTAAAAATTCATGTGAAACATATGTCATAATAACTACTGTATTCTTAATAAGGCACATATAGTTTGTATTTGTCTTCATCATGAATTCAGCTCAAATTTTCATAACATGTATAACCAATATATTGTTAGCATGACGTTTCCTGTGTTCCTTTTCCCTCAAATGTTTAAGCTTCATGAATGAGTGAATAAAGGTAAACGTGGAAATATAGATCTTGAAAATAATAGATCATTCAGCCAATTCTAATGATTTATATAATGTGCTAAATATGATTTTTCTTTGGTTTCTTTCAGCATTAGCATTCGGGATATGTGTAAGTTATTAAACTTAGCAATAAAATATGTGCATAATTGTAAAGTACAAAGATCCATATTTGAAACGCAACCTTGAATGTTATTCCTGACGATatattaatcctttcccactcggaagcaaagtgataatggttatgtacaaacagcataaatccagaacagcctgcgagtaactcgcagtctgttcaggttttatgctgtttgctgctcatcagtaactaagggttggaaataaagcctttcaaacttgaatctagtaataaaggtcttcaattaaatgtaactttctaatggactacaaacacgtcaaaatacgtatctaagtggtataggGTGAATTGTTAAAAGGGCGATCATAGGGGCAGAGATTTGCTGGTTAACCGAAGTGAATAATAAGGCGGCCATTCTGGAAAATTATCTTGTGACTTTCGCACCAACGCCTGGGCCGAGCCTTTATCGCTGAGAGCGATCAACAGTTGGCTTTCATCAATTCACAAAGTGAAACCTTTAAATCAAACTTTGACAAAACGTTTATTTTCTTAAAGGCCCAGATTCGTTGAAAACGAAATAAAAGATTTTACGCCTTGAAAAATCGGTACATCTGTTAGTGTCACATTTGAACAGACTGACAATTactttgtttttacaaatgtttgaATCATTTACTTTTTACCGATAAATTACAGTTTAAAAGGTGACCAACATAGTTTGCGGACGAAGCGACGATTAAACTGAGAACGTTTCACCGAAACAGTAAATCAGTACATTTGTTCGTCCCTCTGTTGAAATGTTGAAGTTTAAATTACAATCAACGATGTTTTATAACACATATTTCTTAACCTTAAATAGTGAAGTCTGAAACCAAGTTTGAAAAGTAATATGATACTGTGAACATTATGCGCgggatatacatatatgtatagttttaaaattgaaaataattgtatgtagatatgtttattaaaaaacacagGATTTGTATCAAATTAAAAGAAAggtaaaaatttgaaaattgatttttgttaCAAACTTGTTAAGACTATAGTTCATAAAAACTCGCATATCCGGCTCTTacacaaaaaaaatgtatttatgtatttcgGAAATGCATGTGCAGGTCATAATTGACTTAAGTTGATGTAAAGtaacttaaacaaataaaactgGTAATAATAaaccaaaataaaaatgaaaaatatattattttaaaaatagtaattaaaagaataataatgatgattatggtggcggtggtggtggtgatgatgatgatgatgatgatgatgatgatgatgatgatgatgatgatgatgatgatgatgatgatgatgatgatgatgatgatgatgatgatgatgataatgatgatgataatgattataacgatgattatgatgataatgatgattatgatgatgatgataatcatgatgataatcatgatgatcatgatgtggaggaggaggagaattTATCATTATTGAGAGAAAGAAGAATATGAAGAAAATAGCAAATTATAAAACATGTGCTTACCTTTGCTAGATTTTCCTTCCGGGCTATAACTACTGGGCTGACTAAGTGCCCGAGAGAAATGTTCATCCACATTGGACGATATGTCACCGTTATAATACACCATCAACACACAAGTTTGCACTGAGATACTGGGTCTCTTTAGGCTGCTCTGGTTTCTCTTCATCCTTCAGCATCCCAAGGGTGGGGACGGCCCCGTGACCGATGTTTCCATGGTGACCGATCGGCCCGTGGTTGCCGTGGCCAATGGTGCTGTGGTGGAGCCCGAACGAGGACGGCATGAGGTCCGAGGGGGTTCGGGCCAGGCAATGCGTGACCCAGGGAACTGGTGACTGGTGGGTAAAGACCCAGGTCCAATGGCTCCTGGCTTTTTGGAAGACACAGCgactgaaatataaatatatatatttaccaaATATGTAATTTGTTATACTTACATGATTGTTCCGAATTCAACTGCTGaattaaataattgatttaaataatgaaattcaatATACTTAGCGCCATATTCACATACATTACAAAACACATTCAAAATACTGTCCTCTCACGTAAAATCATGAATACCTCATATGTTCTTTAATCACATTATAACTGTTGCGATGtatatattagtatatatatagatagatacatGATCAAATTGTGgtgaaataaattttaaaattcaatttaagttttgTTAGCTCGTTTTATAAATGGTgatgtaaaacaaatataatattcgcaataattaaaaaaagattagTTTCGAAAACGATAAGTTACAAAACAGAGAAGAATAGTTCCATTAAATATTGATACTTTTGAATAGAATCAAATTAAATGAGATATGATCTCTCAATACTAGAGAACATTAATTGCATGCAAGTggtaaatagaatttaaaaaaactaaatgttttacATATAGTTCAGCATGATGATACTATTTTTCCAGCTCGAGTAGATCCTGGTTATTTAAGGAGCCAAGTGCAAGATAAGAATCCACACTTGACTTCTCGCGATGCGGAATATTAGAGCAATTGAGATAAGCATCGTAAAGTGTTTTCATTCATTGAAATAACGGTATCAAATTTTATGTTGATGcattcatttctatattttcaAAGAAGTTTTTACAAGAGATGCAACGAAATAATTTAACGTCCTTTAGATATGGCTAGTCGCGGCGGACATATGAACTAAACAATGTGTAGAGAGATGCGTTGCGATTTTTAATAGCATGCTCTTTTTAATGCTCATATGTACTTGATGGTAAATCATATTGAATTAAGTGTGCGACAACTTTCGAAATAATTTTTGATAACTACTTATTCTGTTTAAAATGCACAAAATGAAACGTTTCGAGTTCGTAGTgaatttttcattcaattatatttaatatgaatagtGTACATACATGtcattgaagatttaaaaaatcgaaaatctatgaatgtatttttgttattattaccATATTTGTCAACAGACTCAGCATTTCGATAGGCTGTTTTGTCATTGATGCGTATAAATGCGGTTATATAATACACAGGCGTTTGCGAAgcgcaaaaataattaaattgatatttcaaatacaaatttgAACTTTAAATTTGAAGACTTTTTGACGCCTTTATCTTTAACAAATCTACATTGTTACCAGATTCACGCAACATTATATGTTATTTGGACTAGAAGTAAGGTTCTGTGGTATTATCTTAAGTATCGCAGCAATTTATAAGCAAAACTCAGTCTACTATTTCTCGAATACTAGTACATAGACACGTTCATAAAACGCATATCGGTCTTGtgtaaaatgtttatcaaatgtcTTGGTATGTAAGAAATCCACTTTCGATCGCGATACAAATGTAAACAGGTTTACGTTCAGTAATTCAAAGTGGGTAGTCACGTCAGATATGTCGCCTGTGAGGGAAGCCATAGTTTTCACCGTACGAACTATGAAAATATAGTCAATACCGCACACTCGAATTTCTAAACAATTACGGTATTTGCCGTAAATTGGATGGAATTCGTTCTTCGTTCTGTGGCCAAACACATCAGTAGAAAGCATGTCGCCCTGCCGCATTCCCAGTGCATTTATTTCCGAATGACATCGAAATTACGCGACATTTCCGACATTGTCCAAGAGCACAATAAGAAACAATAATTTTCCGATTACCTGCATAGAATGCTCATTATTTCTTTGATATCCAAAACTAGTGCCGTACGGTTGGTACATAACTTCCACACTCATTGCGTCCGGCACCCTAGACACTCAAAGATTGCAATTCTTTCGAATTCTTCCTTCGAGATAATCTTTCGCTTGCAAATACACCAAATACATTCTGGATACATTTGAATATTCCTAGAATACCAAGAGGCGGAGCTTATTCGCGGAGCGCATGTTCCGCCGTGATTTTCGCCAGCGTGAAAGCCGATTCGGCTTATCAGAGAAGCGTTCTTCGCAACGGGTGGATTTGTGAGCGTTTGCTCCCAACCAATGAGGAAATTCTGGAGGATAGGTGGAAATGTTTGCACATGTTTTGCtgataataaatattttctttggcATCAGAAATAAATGCCTAtactagttgttgttgtatatgcTTAACGCAATAACGATCGTGTCAATGTGTGACTCTAATATAATTATGGCTACAAATTTTTGAATGTCTTAATCCTGCAACGGCTATGCTAATAAAACTTAcacaaatattgtattaatacttGATGAAAATGGACGCGCACAAATTCGTTAAAACAATAACTTTGACACAATTTACGGGAACAATTCCATCTGAAACGAAATATATGTAATGTTTAAGCTCATGCACCAGTTTTGAGCGATAttacttattttaatttatataaggACGATTATAAAACATTCTGCTAGTAAATGAAAAAAGTTTCAATCGCTTACCAATCGTTTCGATGGAGTTTATTATGCGAAAAGATTGGTTGGTTCGGTTGGAGGAACAAAGTCTAAGTGGTCGAATTTATTATGTAATGTACCATGTGTTCAATGTTTCAATTTTGATGACAGTGAGTCTACGGTGTGGTTTATGTAcacataaatgcatacatgtatttgctGTTTTTAGTGTGAGCAAATGAACCCCacattttttcaaaacatttattattcaCCGAATCACGTATATTCACCTTTTGTAAAAGTGCCGTTTTAAAAAGCATTCAGGAgcaattttcaattattttttatttcattaaacaaaCGAATGATTTCATGAATATATTCAATGTCTAGATTTAGCCAATGGCTCGTTGTTGTGCAATACATGAATATCAGACAAAGTATATAATCACGTGCATGTTTATCCAGTCATATATTTCGGACTACCTCAATAAATATACTTCTAGTGGGTTATAATCAAAGTTAACAGTGCcgatattatattatttgttttctcaCCCACATAATAGTATTGGTCAATAATCCGTATGCGACCGCCACTCGCTTATCAGCTGTTGATTAATTATCCCGATAATGCATCTCTGTGAATGGGCTCCGGACCGCATTTTACACGTACTGATGCACGCTATTATCCGGCTCCCTAAGGGGCGAATGTCGGGCCCGGTAGAGCACCTGTCCCTTTCCTTCATGTTACGCGTGAAAATCCCAAATTGCGTAACGTCTCTGTGGAGTACTTAGGCACGTGCCGTTACGTGCCCGATAATTGACACATAATTGATGTTAATGTGCCGAAGTCACATGCACGTTGTAGATTACGGGCTCGCCCTGCGAGATTTACTTATGCCGCCCAATCGAGATAAATTCTgataaaatgattttacataTGTTGCTAAGAGCCGTCTTCTGATCGTATcagaaacataataaataaatcagGGTGTTTATTGGTAAGATAATTCCGCGCGTTCGAGGGAGGTGGAATAGAGCAAGTCGTATCCTTGATAAGTATTGAAGCGAGAAAGGTAAAATAAATAGAGTtcagatttatttatttgtggcgcATCACTGATTGACGATCGGGAATTGAAAGACGAACGGACGACGGTTTACTGCactgttataattattatatttcaacaaattTGACTTTTTTCGTTTTGTTGCTTCAATATTTCTgtcaattttaatacaatatccaCCCATCGCGTACATTTCATCGCCGTTTAAACGAtcgtttgttttataaaatgtaaacggttttattctgtttgcagcTACATTTATTATACGACTCACGAAAGGGAGTAATGCAAATAATTGACGTAGACATGGTAAAGACGCCTCTCCCCTACCCTCACATGTATTTCCATTAAAGACATGTATATAGTTTTTAACATGTTGCTTGCATGGAGCAATTCTATAAATTTGGTCAGACTAGTACTGATACTGCAGTTGTGTAAGCCGATCAACCGATTGCAAAAGTTACTGATGTTTATACTGGTTAGCGCCTTAATGTAAAAGAAATAGTGTTTAATACGTCCGAAAgtccaaaaacaacaactataacAAACTAGAACATGTTCGACGcttaattttttaatttctcGGTAGTTAAATTCTGATGACCTTGTACTTTACAACACTGCTGATTGTTTTTAGATTGAGTGTAATAGTATAGCAACCTACTTTACATGCTTTGTGATTACATATATACAGTTTGcaagttatgatttttttttctgaaacaggTTTCATTCAAATATACAATGCGGCAGTATACAAGTATATTATGCAAGCGTCATATTTGTAAAGAAATTTCATGCGTAAAGCTGTTCATTGCAATCCCGCTTTTCGACACCGAACGCTACGACAAGAACAAACTTCTTTTAATTTGGCAGAGTTGACAGTAAAACAGCAAAAATGTTAgcgaaatgaaaatgtcagcttTCTTACATAAAGATGTAATATAACGCTGAAACAATAATTTGACAGGCCGTATAACCGCCGTTGCGAATTCCGGGGTAAAACCACGGAaaaatactaatactacttcaaTCCCCTAAATCATGCGGGAATTTCGCGTAAAAATTTAATTGATTACCTCGCCATATCTTGGAACAACAGAAACGGGACATTAGCGCGAGTGAAATGACACCATGATCAACGCGCGAGCTCATTAGGCTTTCGGCAGAAAATTAATTAGTGCCAACTCGGGACCCCCTGGTGTTGCGACGCTTGTGTTTCTGAGGCGGTGGTTGTGGTGACGTTTTCTCATGGCTGAGTGCTGAAAAATGGATGAAGTCATgttttcagaatttttttattgagAAATGGCATGCCAATGCGCcggtattattataatttataatggaaTATATATAAAGAGCGTCATGACGTCACACATATAGTACATTGACGGGTAGTGCATTTCATTACATTGCTTATAAGGCGTGCACTTGTCTTCTTATTCTGTTCCATTACAAAACTAGAATTTAACAGAAAAAGAACGtcaaagtttaaatgaaatatacacTTCGCTGATGTAGCCATGAacttttgaatataaatatatatatatatatatatatatatatatatatatatatatatatatatatatatatatatatatatatatatatatatatatatatactgccaACGTTCAGACATGTGATAGACGTTTAAGGGAGCATGCACTTAGTAGAAAACACTATGTTTGACCCACAGGGCAATACATATGTATATCCACGCCTGTATAAAAAAGGGTTGGCAAGCGCAACACTTTAGCTGAAGTTATACTGAATGAATGAAATATATAGCACAGGTTTATGCTGAGTAATCGTATACTAGTAAATGATGCAAATATTTGATgatgaatatgtttaaataagTGTCAGCCGGCCATGTTAGAGAAATCTTGCCGCAAATATGCGACCACACCGCGAGAATATGAGAACCCTCACGCGCGTAACCTTTCTCCTTTCTTTACAAAACCGCAGTCCCACTCGGAGAAAGTCAGCGATGATTTCAAGTTGTCGACTATTGTAAAACTTATGCCGTTCATGAAATCCCAGAGTGCCAGTAAAGTTTGCTAACAGGAAAGTGAATAAACCACATAGTAACGGTGATTCACAGTAATGGTTTTCAAAGCGGT contains:
- the LOC127853804 gene encoding transcription cofactor vestigial-like protein 2; its protein translation is MKRNQSSLKRPSISVQTCVLMVYYNGDISSNVDEHFSRALSQPSSYSPEGKSSKDPSLMCQRKFPPSFWNSNYYSHGSFYSDFQFPSGHYSASSIAGFSGFQDPWFSRFSSQSHTFHHRPMHYDFPYPAMSASRYNSNIGSLLLQSARSGHFPGSDYGKSTESKFRYPDYRLGTDYPTQNSFPGLEATATETSSGRDLYLY